In Papaver somniferum cultivar HN1 chromosome 1, ASM357369v1, whole genome shotgun sequence, a genomic segment contains:
- the LOC113298021 gene encoding caffeoyl-CoA O-methyltransferase-like has product MAATNQDEQQTTTQALRHQEVGHKSLLQSDELYQYILETSVYPREPESMKELREITANHPWNIMTTSADEGQFLNMLLKLINAKNTMEIGVYTGYSLLATALALPEDGKILAMDINKENYELGLPVIQKAGVAHKIEFREGPAMPVLDQMVEDEKFHGSYDFIFVDADKDNYINYHKRLIDLVKIGGVIGYDNTLWNGSVVAPADAPMRKYVRYYRDFVIELNKALAADPRIEICQLPVGDGITLCRRVS; this is encoded by the exons ATGGCAGCTACAAACCAAGATGAGCAACAAACAACTACTCAAGCTTTGAGACATCAAGAAGTTGGCCACAAAAGTCTTCTACAAAGTGATGAACTTTACCAGTATATTCTTGAAACTAGTGTTTACCCAAGGGAACCTGAATCCATGAAAGAGCTTAGAGAAATCACAGCTAACCATCCATG GAATATTATGACCACATCTGCTGATGAAGGACAATTTTTGAACATGCTTCTTAAACTCATCAATGCCAAGAACACCATGGAAATTGGTGTTTACACTGGTTACTCTCTTCTCGCTACCGCTCTTGCTCTTCCTGAGGATGGAAAG ATATTGGCAATGGACATCAACAAAGAGAACTATGAATTGGGTCTTCCAGTAATTCAAAAGGCTGGAGTTGCCCACAAGATTGAATTCAGAGAAGGTCCTGCTATGCCTGTTCTTGATCAAATGGTCGAAGAC GAGAAGTTCCACGGATCATATGATTTCATCTTCGTTGACGCCGATAAAGACAACTACATTAACTACCACAAGAGATTAATCGACTTGGTGAAAATCGGTGGAGTAATCGGTTATGACAACACCCTATGGAACGGATCAGTTGTTGCACCAGCTGATGCTCCTATGCGCAAATATGTCCGATACTACAGAGACTTTGTTATTGAGCTTAACAAGGCTCTTGCAGCTGATCCTAGAATTGAGATTTGCCAACTTCCTGTTGGTGATGGAATCACTCTTTGTCGCCGTGTCAGTTAA